The proteins below are encoded in one region of Metabacillus dongyingensis:
- a CDS encoding NYN domain-containing protein: MDILLVDGYNIIGAWANLQSLKKENLSEARELLIQKMAEYQAYTGYRVIVIFDAHQVKGIEKKQKNHRVEVIYTRENETADERIEKLAISLNNIKTQIHVATSDFTEQWAIFGQGALRKSARELLNEVEAIEKRIQKRVEKIKVNSPQSKIPITDDVLKMFEKWRRGDL, translated from the coding sequence ATGGATATCCTTCTTGTTGACGGATATAACATCATCGGTGCTTGGGCGAATCTTCAATCATTAAAAAAAGAGAATCTCTCAGAAGCAAGAGAGCTGCTTATTCAGAAAATGGCAGAGTATCAAGCTTACACCGGTTACCGGGTAATCGTCATATTCGATGCTCATCAAGTGAAGGGTATTGAAAAGAAACAAAAAAACCACCGTGTCGAAGTAATTTATACCCGGGAAAATGAAACGGCAGATGAACGCATTGAAAAACTTGCGATTTCACTGAACAATATTAAGACACAGATTCACGTGGCAACTTCCGATTTCACAGAGCAATGGGCCATTTTTGGCCAGGGAGCTCTCAGAAAATCGGCAAGAGAACTTTTAAATGAAGTGGAAGCCATTGAAAAAAGAATTCAAAAAAGAGTAGAGAAAATCAAAGTGAACAGTCCTCAATCAAAGATTCCTATAACAGATGATGTCCTGAAAATGTTTGAAAAATGGCGCAGGGGCGATTTATAG
- a CDS encoding Mini-ribonuclease 3, whose product MLHLEDIPNPKQVNSLALAYIGDAIYEVYVRHHLLSKGNVRPNQLHKLATKYVSAKAQATILHELSKADYFSEEEMAIIRRGRNAKSGTVPKNTDVQTYRYSTAFEALIGYLHLEKNADRLAEIIQSSFELIQNEGRK is encoded by the coding sequence ATGCTTCACTTAGAAGATATTCCGAACCCAAAACAAGTGAACAGCCTGGCTCTTGCCTATATAGGTGATGCTATTTATGAAGTCTACGTAAGGCATCACCTGCTTTCTAAAGGCAACGTCCGTCCAAATCAGCTGCATAAATTAGCAACAAAATATGTTTCAGCCAAGGCGCAGGCAACAATTCTTCATGAATTGTCAAAAGCAGATTATTTTTCTGAAGAAGAAATGGCGATCATACGCCGCGGCCGAAATGCAAAATCAGGCACGGTTCCAAAGAACACAGATGTTCAAACCTACCGCTACAGTACAGCATTTGAAGCATTAATCGGCTACCTGCATCTTGAAAAAAATGCAGACCGTCTAGCAGAAATCATTCAGTCGTCATTTGAATTGATTCAGAACGAAGGGAGGAAATAG
- the sigH gene encoding RNA polymerase sporulation sigma factor SigH, producing MNTHFSTGRLSKEDFHALLDEQVVELVHNGDSDALDYLITKYRNFVRAKARSYFLIGADREDIIQEGMIGLYKAIRDFREDKLTSFKAFAELCITRQIITAIKTATRQKHIPLNSYVSLDKPIYDEESDRTLMDVISGAKVMDPEELIINQEEFDDIELKMGELLSDLERKVLVLYLDGRSYQEISEELNRHVKSIDNALQRVKRKLERYLELREINM from the coding sequence ATGAACACACATTTCAGCACGGGTAGACTCAGCAAGGAAGACTTTCATGCTCTTTTGGATGAACAGGTTGTGGAGCTTGTTCATAATGGAGACAGCGATGCTCTTGATTATTTAATAACCAAATACCGTAATTTTGTTAGAGCGAAGGCAAGGTCCTATTTCCTGATAGGCGCTGACAGAGAAGATATTATTCAAGAAGGTATGATCGGTTTGTATAAAGCTATACGTGATTTCAGAGAGGACAAGCTTACTTCTTTCAAAGCTTTTGCAGAACTGTGCATCACGCGCCAAATCATTACCGCTATTAAAACCGCAACCCGTCAAAAACATATTCCTCTTAACTCTTATGTTTCACTGGACAAGCCGATTTACGATGAAGAATCAGACCGGACACTGATGGATGTCATTTCAGGGGCGAAAGTCATGGACCCGGAAGAACTGATTATAAATCAGGAAGAATTTGACGATATTGAATTGAAAATGGGAGAGCTTCTGAGCGACCTGGAACGGAAAGTGCTTGTTCTCTATCTGGACGGCAGATCCTATCAGGAAATTTCTGAAGAGCTCAACCGCCACGTCAAATCAATAGATAACGCCCTTCAGCGGGTGAAGAGAAAGCTTGAAAGATATCTAGAGCTTCGTGAAATCAACATGTAA
- the rlmB gene encoding 23S rRNA (guanosine(2251)-2'-O)-methyltransferase RlmB, with amino-acid sequence MSEEYIIGRNTVIEALKSTRNVYKIWMAENSVKGQAQQIMVLAKEKGISIQSVPKKKIDQMVEGNHQGVVAQVAAYEYSEVDDILKAAEDKNEAPFILLLDEIEDPHNLGSIMRTADATGAHGIIIPKRRAVGLTATVAKSSTGAIEYIPVARVTNMARTIEELKERGVWIVGTDAKGSDDYRSMDGKMPLGLVIGSEGKGMGRLVKEKCDFLVNLPMAGRVTSLNASVAASLLMYEVFRKRHPLGE; translated from the coding sequence ATGTCAGAAGAATATATTATTGGCCGCAACACCGTCATTGAAGCATTAAAATCGACAAGAAATGTGTATAAAATCTGGATGGCGGAAAACTCCGTCAAGGGACAAGCCCAGCAAATAATGGTGCTTGCAAAAGAAAAGGGAATTTCCATTCAGTCTGTTCCTAAAAAGAAAATTGATCAAATGGTTGAAGGAAATCATCAAGGTGTCGTTGCTCAGGTAGCAGCGTATGAATACTCAGAGGTAGATGATATCCTAAAGGCGGCTGAAGATAAAAATGAAGCTCCATTTATTCTTCTTTTAGATGAAATTGAAGACCCTCATAACCTTGGTTCTATTATGAGAACAGCAGATGCAACAGGTGCGCACGGCATCATCATTCCTAAAAGAAGAGCAGTTGGTCTGACGGCTACAGTTGCGAAGTCTTCTACTGGCGCAATTGAATATATCCCTGTAGCAAGAGTGACAAATATGGCAAGAACCATTGAGGAATTAAAGGAACGGGGCGTCTGGATTGTTGGCACAGATGCTAAAGGGTCAGATGATTACCGTTCTATGGACGGAAAAATGCCTCTTGGATTAGTTATAGGCAGTGAAGGTAAAGGAATGGGAAGACTGGTTAAAGAAAAATGCGATTTTCTGGTCAACTTGCCGATGGCTGGCCGGGTCACTTCGCTCAATGCCTCAGTGGCAGCAAGTCTGCTGATGTATGAGGTCTTTAGAAAGCGTCACCCTTTAGGAGAATAA
- the nusG gene encoding transcription termination/antitermination protein NusG, producing MEKNWYVVHTYSGYENKVKANLEKRVESMGMQDKIFRVIVPEEEETDYKNGKKKVTKKKVFPGYVLVEIVMTDDSWYVVRNTPGVTGFVGSAGSGSKPTALLPEEVVTILKHMGMEEKRVELDFDLKETVKVIDGPFANFTGSIEEIDKDKSKVKVLVNMFGRETPVELEFSQVDKL from the coding sequence ATGGAGAAAAATTGGTATGTAGTCCACACTTATTCCGGTTATGAGAATAAGGTAAAGGCGAATCTTGAAAAGCGTGTAGAATCAATGGGCATGCAAGATAAAATCTTCCGTGTAATCGTTCCGGAAGAGGAAGAAACAGATTATAAAAACGGCAAAAAGAAAGTAACAAAGAAAAAGGTATTCCCAGGTTATGTCCTAGTAGAAATCGTCATGACAGATGATTCATGGTACGTAGTCCGGAATACACCTGGTGTAACAGGATTTGTAGGTTCAGCTGGATCAGGTTCAAAGCCAACAGCGCTCCTTCCGGAAGAAGTTGTAACGATCCTTAAGCATATGGGAATGGAAGAAAAGAGAGTTGAACTTGATTTCGATTTGAAAGAGACTGTAAAAGTAATAGACGGACCTTTTGCTAACTTTACCGGATCAATTGAAGAGATTGATAAAGATAAGAGCAAAGTGAAGGTGCTTGTGAATATGTTCGGCCGCGAAACACCGGTTGAGCTGGAATTTTCACAAGTTGATAAATTATAA
- the secE gene encoding preprotein translocase subunit SecE has translation MQRIVNFFKDVSREMKKVSWPKGKELTRYTIIVIATVAFAVVFFAIIDLGISSLIRLVS, from the coding sequence ATGCAGCGTATTGTTAATTTTTTCAAAGATGTATCCCGTGAAATGAAAAAGGTCAGCTGGCCAAAAGGCAAAGAATTGACACGCTATACGATTATAGTTATTGCAACTGTCGCTTTTGCTGTAGTCTTTTTCGCCATTATTGATTTGGGAATTTCATCGTTAATTCGTCTAGTGTCTTAA
- the rpmG gene encoding 50S ribosomal protein L33, which produces MRKKVTLACTDCGSRNYTTMKNTSSSEERLEFKKFCKACNAHTDHRETK; this is translated from the coding sequence ATGCGTAAGAAAGTTACATTGGCTTGCACAGACTGTGGAAGCAGAAACTACACAACCATGAAAAACACGTCAAGCTCCGAAGAGCGTTTAGAATTCAAGAAATTTTGCAAAGCTTGTAACGCACATACGGACCACCGTGAAACAAAGTAG